The Papio anubis isolate 15944 chromosome 10, Panubis1.0, whole genome shotgun sequence genome includes the window TGCTGGGACGTACACAGCTGAGGTCACCCTCCAGCCCGGTCTGTCCCATGTGCACGTGATGGGGGGTACGATAAGCAGCAATGAGGGCCCAGGAAGACCTTAGTCTCCTGGGGGCCCATCCTAAAAGTTGGAAAGGGCAGCAAAGTATTTCCATCCTGCTCCTACAATTTAGAAACCTTCTTTCTTAGTGTCAAAAGATAGCGTTGAGGGGAGCTGGAAGCTAGGGCCTTCACCCCAACGCAAAGCAAAAGCCGAACGGAATGGGAGCAAGCAAACAGAACAGGAGCAAGCAGCACACACAGGCCAGTGATGTGCAGGAAGCGGAGAGAGGCGAGCCGGTTGCAGCACTGGGCGAGAACTGCGGGTGAGGTAAGGGCCACAGCCTGACCTGCTCATCTATTGAGGGGGCTAGGGAAGGTTGCAGGGGTTGAGGGTCCAGGCCCAACCTCCCCACTCCACAGTTGGCACAGGTTCTCCCTGCTTGGCAGCTTCTGTGGTGGGCAGCCCTCTGGAGACTTGCAGGGGTAGGTGTAAAGGTGGCAGtactggggctgggctggggaccGGTTTCTAGCACCACACTCTGAGCCAAGGGGGTCCTGGGGATGAGGCTAGAGTCCTGTGTGCCCTCGGTTCCTAGGCCCCAAATTCCTCTCCTGGGGCTGTGGCAAGCGCCCAGTGTTGGCACCTCCATTGGCCaggcacagacacacaaacaccacacacgtGGGGCCAGGCAACACTCAGAGGAGCCCTCCCATGGCGGAAAGACGGGATGGGATGGCAGGGCAGCGGTGGCCTCCATCCTGGGCCATAGGAACCCTGCTCAGCTTTGTCTATACCTGTGGAGAGAAAGGGTTGGTAACAGAGATAGTCTTCAGCTACTGGTTGATACCTGCTAGCCCCATAGAAACCTAGAGATAAAGGGACAGGAAAGGTTGATTCCTGGGGaggtaaggaaaggaaaaaccaagCCCTGCAGAGCAGTTGAGAAAAGAAGGGGTAGTGTATTTTGGAGGGGAAGGGAACAGAATCTCTGCGTGGGGGTGGGGCATACCTTCCTTCCCCTGAAAGGCTGTTACCTCACCCTGTAAGTTACTACTTCTGGCACTTGTTCCTAGGCCCTGGGGCCCTTACCTTGTGCACCTGAGGGGGTAGCTCATCCTCCGAGCCCTCTTCGGGCACGGGCTCAGGGTGCCTTGATGCCGATTGCCCATCTTCCGCCCACCCTCCAAGAGGCAGCCGAGAGAAATGAGAGGGAGCCCGGGGCACTGTGCCAGGATCTGGAGACAAGTAAGAGTAAGTATACTCACAGAAGGAACACAAGAATGAGGAACAGGCTGGGGGCTGCTTGGGGGGGTGAGTCTTTGGGCCTGGTCCCTTAGACCTCTTTCCTCCCCTTGAGAGGCCCTGGAAGAACTACTCTTCCCTGCAGCCTGTTTCCTTCTATACCCCCAACTAGATACCTGTGATGCCGCCGTAGCGCCTCTGGAAGCCCCCGTGCAGGGCGGTGGTCTCGGGAGCTCCAGGCCGGGGTGCTGCACAGGGATAGCTGGCAGAGCGAGGGATAGACTGGGGGGCCCGGGCGCCCTCGCCCCCTTCATCAGGGGCACTTTCTCCACTCTCATCACTCTCCCGGCGGTGCCATACATGCCGCTCAGGTTCAGCCTGGGCCTGCTGCTTGTGGAGCTGGAGAAATGGGGGGCTCATTAGTGGGGGACAGAAGGATGTCCATCTGAAACAGCTGCCCTCCAACCTGCTATCAGTCAGTTCCTGCTTTATCCCTTCCCTGAGAATCCTTGCCTCAGAGCACCTATTATGTTAATAGTGTGTAATATACCTCTCATCTTTGCAGGTTACATTCACAGCAGATCCCCCGAAGAAGCCTGTGTTGTAATGGCCCTCATTTTACCTATTCATTTGATTCAAGAACAAACTGACTGATGGTCTAAGGGCCAGGCACTCTTTTAGGTGTGCGGAGACAGCAGTGcacaaaacagacagaaatgcCAGCCCTTGTGAGGCTTATATACTGGTAGAGGGGATATAGAATAAgtaaatcaataaggaaaaagcACGGTATGTCACATGGTGctaaatgctatggagaaaacTAAGACAGGAAGACTCAGAAGGGTGGGCAAGGAAGCCTACTGAGAGTGATCAGAGAAAGTCTCAGGGAAACGGCAGCTGCAGAGACCTgcgaagaagaaggaggaggccaTCTGGATATCCCAGGGAAGTGGATTCTAGGCAGGGGAAACTGCAAGCGTGTGAAGGCCCTGGATGAGAGCACGCTTAGCTAAAAAGGATATTAAGAAAGTAGATATGGGATTGGGGGTGGCAGAGCAGGTAAATGGCAGAGAAGGGTTTGGAACCCGTCTTACTTCTCCGCATCTAAACCCTCCACTCTGTTTTTCAGCTGCGTACTCACCTGGTGCATATAGAGGGCATGCAGGCTCATCTCTGTGGACGCGTATTCCGACAGCACCAGGCTCTGCAGCTGTCCTTCCCACACGCTGCTCCCGGAGCTGGCTGTCCTGGCATCCACCCTGTCTCCCCCAGTACAGACAGACAGCAGCTGTGAACTTTTCCAAGACCCACACAAGCTGCTGAGGGCTGCCATGCCCTCCCATCTTGGCCCCCATTTACTCACCCAGAGCCTGTCATGGTGCTGTGCGCCCGGCCTGTGGGCGCCTGCACGGGTTGCAGTGGGGAGAAGGAGCGCAGGGCAGAGGCCACTTCAGCCCTGTGCCTGGAGCCCTGCAGGTCTCTGGGCAGTGGAGGGCCCCGGCAGGATGAGCCAGCTACTACATTTGCAATAAGGCTCAGGGGCTATGAAAGAAAGGGGTAGGTAGAATTCTTAAGGAACGAAAAAGGCCTCCGGGGTCCCGTAGTATTCTGTATCTCAGGCCCCAGTGGTACATACTGAAGAGACAGAAGGAAGCCTTCCACCCCATGCCCGGTCCTCAACTCCCAGCTCCTGAAGTCCACTCTGCCCATCATCTCCCAGTCCCCAGGAACACACCTCAGACTCAGATTGTAAGGACTGGATAGACGTAAAGAGGGCATTTTCAGGGAGCAGACCCCCTTGGGCGAGGCTAGCAGCTGCTCCATCCCGCTGAACCTGCTCCTTGAGGAAGCCTAGGAAGGCTGTGCTCTCACGCGGTGGCTGCCAGCCAGGGTTGGTGATGGCAAAGTGCATGAGTGACAACTCTGTCTTTCCATCCTCGGCTTGCTGGTACACTGAGGCCTCTGTCTGCCCAGCAGACAGCCACTGCACAAGGAAGAGCAGAGTAAGCAGGACTGTTCTCTGCCAGGAGCCTTCCTGCACCTTTCCTGTTAGTGGAGAGGCCTTACCCTTGGAGGACGGAAACCACAGTGCACTGTGAATCTTTCCCAGGGGCCCTGGTGCCCCCCACCCCAGGCGGGGCCGCATGCTGAGCAGTTACTTGTGTTgtgcctttctttgtttttttttttttttgagacagagtctcgctctgccgcccaggctggagtgcagtggcgtgatcttggctcactgcaagctccgcctcccgggttcatgccattctcctgcctcagcctcccgagtagctgggactacaggcgcccgccacctcgcccggctagtttttttgtattttttagtagagacggggtttcaccgtgtcagccaggatggtctcgatctcctgacctcgtgatccgcccgtctcggcctcccaaagtgctgggattacaggcttgagccaccgcgcctggccgtgtTGTGCCTTTCTTAAGGGAGCTTGGCCAAGGGTGCAAATTGGTTGAAATCCAGCCCAGGCTCCCAAGCAGTGTGCCCCTGGCATAGGATTGCCTTTGTGTAACTCAGAAGAGGTGTCTTTTTGCGGTTTTCCCAAAGACACTGTATGTTCCAGCATTATCCCTGGCCACCTGGCTCCCTCCTCTCCCAGTACCTGGGGATGACCATGCTGGCGAACATCCATCTGAGCAAAGGAGCAGGTATCTCCCACACCAACGACCTCCACGGTGAAGTTTCGGAAGAAGTCTATAATCTCCAGGGCCCGTGGGCGCAGGCAGAAGATGAGGATGAGGGGTGTGACAATGGGGCTCAGCAACTCTTCCAAAATGAACACCTAAAAGGGCGGGACCAAGGTCACAAGTGAGCAGGAGGGAGCCCAGCCCTCACCACCAAGCTACCAGCCAGTCTCTAGCAGGCCCTAACTCCAACTCCACTCACTGCCTTGTACTGGAAGAGCTGGGCAAACTCGTCCCGGGTCTGTGAGCGGTGGGCATTACCCTGCCAGTGGTCAGGCATGTAGTGGATGTGAGCGAGGATCACGCGGAGCAGCTGCTCAGGGCAGAACACCATGTGCTGGTCCGGGATAAAGGACCTAGTGGGATCAGGGTCATGGTGAGATGTAAGCGTTTCCCAGGAATGCTAGATGGCTTGCTCCCGCCCGCGGCCCTGGCCCACCTGCACACGGTCACGGTGACCCCCAGGAGTGTGACGGTGGTCAGGACGTGTTCCACAGCCAACACATCTTCGTCATAAATGGTGAGGGCAATAAGCACGGCCAGGATGGAGCCAGCGAAGAAAGCTCCATTCTTGGCCAGCAGTGTCAAAAGTGGTGACAAGAAGCAATTCATGTACTTGGAGGCGGGCTTGTAGCCACGGTTGAGGCGGGACTGCAGCTCGTGCTCCAGCTCGTTGAAGTGGCGGAGGTAGCAGCGGCCATAGAGTGACCAGCAGCGTGCTCCCAGGGCCCCCGGCTCCCGCTTCAGCACCTCAGCATAGCTGAAGAAGGCATAGAGGATTTGCCATATGAGGATGAGGGGGCACAGCAGGAAGTTAGCGATGCCAATCCACAGGATGCGGTTGCTGAGGCGCTGGGCCAGCTCTAGCCGTTGCCCCCCACGTTTGTACTCGGCCTTGAGGCTCCATTCATTGAGAAACAGAGAGCCAGGTCCCCAGAAGAGGATCAGCTCAAAATTGTACTTGAGGCCACGGGTGAAGAAGACGGCCTCTCCGAGGCCAGGCAGGCGGAAGCGCAGAGGCAGGAGGGATTTGTTAACCAGTGCCACCATGTAGTTCTGGAAACGGAGGATGCGGTGGTAGATGTCCAGTTCTGTCAGCTCACGTTTGTGGATGCAGATCTGGTGCTCCTTCTGAGTCTGCACGATCCGGGCCTGCACTTCCTGCCACGTGCAATATGGAAGGGCAGACTGCAGGGTGAGGTGGGGAAGAGACAAAGTATGGAAGGTGGAGTTGTTGCCTCGACCCCTTTGCCCTGTATTAGAAGTGAGGTTCAGGGGTTGTGAGCTTAAGAGACACTTCCTGACCTGCCAATGACAGATAAGGACAACTGATGCCCAGGTATACACTTAGACTATGGGCTAAGTGCCCAACTTCCCAGTCTTACCATAGGGATGCGCAGAGCATGCAGGTAGAAGGAGTGGATCTCCCAGTAGCAGCAAATGTTATAGATGAACTTGATAAGCCGGTGGATCCAGAAGACACCAGCAATGAACAGGATGGTGATAAGGGAGCCATTTTCCTGAATCCTGGTGGGAaaaaagaaggggaggagaggtggCCCTTGAGGAAGGAGTCTTGGCAGAGACGCTGCTATCCTGAAGTATTTTTGCAAGACTGAGCCTGAGTCAGTTCTGGAGTATGAGTTGCTGCCTCAGACTCCACTCTATTACCCACCTGCTAGCAGAACTCAAGGCTATGGTGTCCTCTTGACTTGCAGCCCTTACCTGGCACTACAGACCTGAGCAGGCAAAAAGGCGTCTGGCAGAGTGACCTTGACAGGTTCAGTAGGGTGAAGACTGTGGTTCACCATCTTGTTGGCAAATAGGATGTCATAGTCCACGCAGCTGACCAGGAAGGTAGTGAAGGCAACCACAAAGAGGAACTGCCTGGAGAGTTGGAAAGAAGGAGTGCAGTCCGAGAGCCAGAGAGGACCCAGTGAAACCCAGTGGGAAGAGAAGAGTCTGGAGGTAGCAGAACAAGACTGGGAACTGGAAGGGCTTGGAGAACTCCCAGTGGGCCCTCTCTGCTCCTCAGCCCCACAAGAACTGTCTCAGGCCCACTCTTTGCTCTTAGCCTCAGCTGCCACAGCTGCAGCCTGCTTTCCTCACCTCATGGTAACCTCAGCCACCACTTCTGGACTCTTGAAGGTTTCATCCTGTGGGTCTCTGATCTCCAGTCCCTGATTGCCTTTTGAGGTTGTAGTTAAAAGCCCTTGGGGGAGTTTTCTGATTGAAGGAGGGCTTCTTAGCCCCTTCCCCTTTGGCAATGCCATATGGCTTCTCTCTCCCAGGAGGCTCTCTGCCTAGGAGCAGGCCATGGTACAGCCAAGGCAGAACAGAGGCTTTTCTCTGTGGCTGGCATCTCTGAGACCTCCTGACTGAACAATGTACTTTCCACTGGAGCGCTGAGATGATCAAGGTCAAGACCtgagttcttttttcttctcctttttttttttttttttttgagagagagtctcactccgtcacctgggctggagtgcagtggcacaatctcagctcactgcaacctccacctcccaggttcaagtgattcttgtgcctcagcctcccaagtagctgggactacaggcgtgcgccaccacacctggctaatttttgtatttttagggcctcccaaagtgctgggattataggtgtgagctgccacgcccaacCAAGGCCTGGGTTCTCTTCATGGAAGAGATAAGCCTTGGAAAGCTTTTCTTGTGAGAAagcttggccgggcatggtggctcatgcctgtaatccctgcactttgggaggccgaggtaggtgaataacctaacctgaggtcaggagttcgagaccagcctggccaacttggtgaactcccatctctactaaaattacaaaaacaattagccaggcatggtggcacatgcctgttgtcccagctactaaggaggctgaggcaggagaatcacttgaacctgggaggcaaagactgcaccgagccaagatcgcaccactgcactcctgcctgggcgacagagtgagactcactccatctcaaaaaaaaagaaaggtgaagcTGTAAGTTTTGGTGCTACACCCAGTCCCTGAACTACAGAGGTTTACAAAGTTTTAGCCTAGGACTGAGTTGTACTGGCAGGTTGGGGCAGGTGTGAGTACAAGGAGAGGAAAGACTAAGACGTATTCTTTCACCACATCATCTGTCCCTTCTTATACTTACATGAGCTCAAAGATCTCCCCAATGAGCATACATGTGAAGCCATTCTTCTGGTGCAGATTATAAACGTATAATTGTTAAGAAACAGTGGTCAGTAAAGATAGCAGGTAAGAGCACAGACTTTGGTATCAACACACTCAAGCTTAAGTCCTGGCTCTGtgactttctagctgtgtgactttaccaagttacttaacctctcaacTTTTATCTGTCCACAGTGGCACATTAGGAATGAATAACACTTATCTCATAGGAGTATTAGGtctgagataatgcatgtaaagtattTAACACAGAGCTGATACAGAATGAGTCAAAAGATGTTACTTTTTACGATTATTAACATCCCATCAAAAACGaggcttggctgggtgtggtggctcacgcctgtaatcctaacactttgggaggccaaggcgagtggatcacttgaggtcagaaggttcaagaccagccttgccaacaatggggaaaccctgtctctatgaaaaatacaaaaaatagccaggcatcgtggtaggtgcctgtaatcccagctacgtgggagagtgactgacgcaggagaatcgcttgaacccagcaggtggaggttgcagtgagctgagattgcccctgGACTCTAGcagcaacagagactccatctcaaaaaaaaaaaaaaaaaaaatggaggcttACCCTTAGAAAGGCTCCACAAATTAACACCACAAAGTAGACACGGGCACACGGATCTTGGTAAATGTGGGCTATCATTACTTAACGATGATTTCACCAGCCTCTTTCAGCCTCAAGATGAGCTCCATTCCCCATTCCAGGTATTAGAGTCAAACCTACCCCCACCTTCCACCAGAGACCCGGCTTAAAGAGACACTAACGGTCCCAGAGCTCCAACTCAGAAACACAAAGGATATTCGAGAGAAGAAGAGGTCAAGGTTTTCAATATGGTGCCACGGTGCTGTGGGATAGGAACAGAGATATCAGAGCTCTGGGAGAACACAAGCCCCTTGCTCCCTCCATGGTCTTCCATCAGCTCTCCCTATGGCTGTCATGTCCAAGAACTCACACTTGCTCCCCTCAGCGACGTGCACCAACAGGTCCTCCTCCCCTGGGGGTGAATCACTGTAGGAGGCCTCTAGGCGCTGGTATTCAGTGTCAAACTGcgccatcaccaccaccccctGTCCACCTTGACCACCTGCCAATGAGGAAGAAGAGACCCTGATTCAGTTCCAGCTGCTGCCCACAGGCTGCCCTGCCTAGTGCAAAAAGGAGTAAGAAAGTACCCTTGGGCTTTGTCTCCACTACCAGCCTGCTTGGCTCAGAGGCAGAAAAGCAGTAACACAAGGAAGGCAGTAagctcagggctggggaggccttaacTCTGGCCAGTCTGGGCATCTACTGCTACCTTCCTGGCCCAAAGCCAGAATCTGCCCCTTTGTTGGGAGCTGTTTCATCTTCTATTTAACGGACAGAAAAGTCCCTCCCCCACCCATCCTGGAAACCCTGGTCTCCCAAGAGACTAGCAGGTTGGAAGCACTTTGCAAACAAATGTTTGAGAAAAGCACATGGCCCTACCAGCTCCATGGACAGTATGTGCTCCACTCCAGCCCTCGATGCTCTGCAGCTGCTGGAGGAGAAGATGTCAGGCCCCagagagtggggagtggggataaAAAGGAACTCAACCCTCCCACCCATCCACACCCCATGAAGAGGAGGCCAAGCATGGGGcaggaaggctgcagtgaggaagAAGCACCCTTCCAGCCCAGGACTACGAGCACTTCCTCTGGCTGCGCTAAACAGGGCCACTCTTCCAACTCCAGAGTCTCAAGAAATAACTTAGGGACCCCATGGAGAATGAGTGGGTACAGACCTGAGGCCAGGGGCCCCTCTGGACTATTTCTCCATTGCCCCACCTTAGCCTCAGAAATGACATACTTCTCAAGGTCCACAAAACCCCAAGAGAGTCTTTCCTGAAGAGGACCTTTCTGGTCACCCTCTTCTTACTTCCCTAGCACCAAAGATCCAGCCGGTGAGCAAACCTGCTGGATGGGAAACCTTGACTGGGTCAGTGTAGACCCCCGATCCTAGGTGAATTTATGGGTTCCCTAGGTCCtgggagccaggcatggtcgtggTACTCACCTGTCCGTGCAGCCCCTGGGGGCCGTGGATCTTGGCCCAGCCTGGCCCCGGTGGGATTCCCTGGGCTAGTGAGAGTCCTGGCCCTCAGGGAAGTCACCACTCACAGGGTCCGTGTGGACCAGGGCCCGT containing:
- the ATG9A gene encoding autophagy-related protein 9A — protein: MAQFDTEYQRLEASYSDSPPGEEDLLVHVAEGSKSPWHHIENLDLFFSRVYNLHQKNGFTCMLIGEIFELMQFLFVVAFTTFLVSCVDYDILFANKMVNHSLHPTEPVKVTLPDAFLPAQVCSARIQENGSLITILFIAGVFWIHRLIKFIYNICCYWEIHSFYLHALRIPMSALPYCTWQEVQARIVQTQKEHQICIHKRELTELDIYHRILRFQNYMVALVNKSLLPLRFRLPGLGEAVFFTRGLKYNFELILFWGPGSLFLNEWSLKAEYKRGGQRLELAQRLSNRILWIGIANFLLCPLILIWQILYAFFSYAEVLKREPGALGARCWSLYGRCYLRHFNELEHELQSRLNRGYKPASKYMNCFLSPLLTLLAKNGAFFAGSILAVLIALTIYDEDVLAVEHVLTTVTLLGVTVTVCRSFIPDQHMVFCPEQLLRVILAHIHYMPDHWQGNAHRSQTRDEFAQLFQYKAVFILEELLSPIVTPLILIFCLRPRALEIIDFFRNFTVEVVGVGDTCSFAQMDVRQHGHPQWLSAGQTEASVYQQAEDGKTELSLMHFAITNPGWQPPRESTAFLGFLKEQVQRDGAAASLAQGGLLPENALFTSIQSLQSESEPLSLIANVVAGSSCRGPPLPRDLQGSRHRAEVASALRSFSPLQPVQAPTGRAHSTMTGSGVDARTASSGSSVWEGQLQSLVLSEYASTEMSLHALYMHQLHKQQAQAEPERHVWHRRESDESGESAPDEGGEGARAPQSIPRSASYPCAAPRPGAPETTALHGGFQRRYGGITDPGTVPRAPSHFSRLPLGGWAEDGQSASRHPEPVPEEGSEDELPPQVHKV